The following proteins are encoded in a genomic region of Paenibacillus sp. FSL H3-0469:
- a CDS encoding beta-galactosidase — MKQKLYYGAAWYPELWGEAERQQDLRLMQETGINLVRMGEFIWSLLEPEEGSIDVRPFAEHILQLHDHGIDTVMCTPTATPPIWLTHGHPERLHIRADGAVMSHGSRQHVCTNNPYFRQRAALITEEMARVLGQLPGLAAWQLDNELKAHVAECMCGSCRSLWHEWLEHRYGSIRELNTAWGTGVWSQTYQRFDQVPQPVATPFLHNSSLVTQYRLFQMEKVTEFAGEQAAIIRRYSAAPITHNSNVPFHLDNEQLFRELDFASFDTYASQANRHAYLLNCDLWRGFKHGRDFWLMETGPAYAASLTSYGEPHPDGYLTAEAVAAYALGAGAFCYWLWRQQRTGSEQTHSSIISAWGQPALGYNNVRAASAARLLIEPHMLNTRPVQAEVAITYSDRAKAFLATEPHRQLNYRSLLGDFYRRILDLGIHRDLLPEGGDLCGYKLLFTPFVHYLSPEYMQKALAFAEAGGIWIVGPLSGGRTAEHTLHTDAALGELERFAGVNTTFVYPMEGTGSIGEAFGCSAPLSLWSAVFEPLPGGASAVGVITAGRTPGLAYLTEQPYGRGAIVMLGSLPSGGEGDKQLCALIEHYAARAGVSMRSDVTPGTILCPRSGADGELWTLVNMDGLGGSVTLPRSGQDVLTGTPVPAGPLSLGAYEYRLIAL, encoded by the coding sequence ATGAAGCAAAAACTATATTACGGTGCTGCGTGGTACCCGGAGCTGTGGGGGGAGGCTGAGCGGCAGCAGGATCTTCGGCTCATGCAGGAGACCGGGATTAATCTGGTACGCATGGGCGAATTCATCTGGTCGCTGCTGGAGCCGGAGGAGGGTTCCATCGATGTACGGCCGTTCGCTGAGCATATCCTTCAGCTACATGATCACGGCATCGATACGGTCATGTGTACGCCGACCGCGACCCCGCCGATTTGGCTGACTCACGGGCACCCGGAGCGCCTGCACATCCGGGCAGACGGGGCGGTAATGAGCCACGGGTCCAGACAGCATGTCTGCACGAATAATCCTTATTTCCGGCAGCGGGCGGCGCTGATCACGGAAGAGATGGCCCGGGTGCTGGGGCAGCTCCCGGGCCTAGCCGCCTGGCAGCTCGACAATGAACTTAAGGCACATGTGGCGGAATGCATGTGCGGTTCCTGCCGCTCCCTGTGGCATGAGTGGCTGGAGCACCGTTACGGAAGCATCCGCGAGCTGAATACAGCGTGGGGAACCGGCGTGTGGAGCCAGACCTACCAGCGGTTTGATCAGGTGCCGCAGCCGGTGGCTACGCCTTTTCTGCATAATTCCTCGCTCGTCACCCAGTACCGGTTGTTCCAGATGGAGAAAGTCACGGAGTTCGCGGGGGAACAGGCAGCGATCATCCGCCGCTATTCGGCGGCTCCGATCACGCACAACAGCAACGTTCCTTTTCATCTGGACAATGAGCAGCTGTTCCGGGAGCTTGATTTCGCTTCGTTCGACACCTACGCCTCTCAGGCCAACAGGCACGCTTATCTGCTGAACTGTGATCTGTGGCGCGGGTTCAAGCACGGGCGGGATTTCTGGCTGATGGAGACCGGACCGGCCTATGCCGCTTCGCTTACAAGCTACGGCGAGCCGCACCCGGACGGCTATCTTACCGCCGAAGCCGTGGCTGCCTACGCGCTAGGGGCAGGCGCCTTCTGCTATTGGCTGTGGCGGCAGCAGCGCACGGGCAGCGAACAGACGCACAGCTCGATCATCAGCGCCTGGGGTCAGCCTGCGCTCGGCTACAACAATGTGCGTGCGGCTTCCGCCGCCAGGCTGCTTATTGAGCCGCACATGCTGAATACCCGGCCGGTGCAGGCCGAGGTGGCGATTACGTATTCGGACCGGGCCAAGGCGTTCCTGGCCACGGAGCCGCACCGGCAGCTGAACTACCGCTCCCTGCTGGGGGATTTCTACCGGCGGATACTCGATCTGGGCATTCACCGTGACCTGCTGCCGGAAGGCGGCGATTTATGCGGCTATAAGCTGCTGTTCACGCCTTTTGTTCATTATCTGTCGCCGGAATACATGCAGAAGGCGCTCGCCTTCGCTGAAGCCGGCGGCATCTGGATCGTGGGCCCGCTTAGCGGAGGGCGCACGGCGGAGCATACTCTGCATACAGATGCGGCGTTGGGAGAACTGGAGCGCTTCGCCGGGGTGAACACCACCTTCGTCTACCCGATGGAGGGGACGGGCAGCATCGGGGAGGCTTTCGGCTGCTCCGCGCCGCTGTCCCTGTGGAGCGCGGTGTTCGAGCCGCTGCCGGGCGGGGCCTCCGCGGTCGGCGTCATTACGGCGGGCCGGACGCCAGGCCTGGCCTACCTGACCGAGCAGCCCTATGGCCGGGGAGCCATCGTCATGCTCGGCTCGCTGCCCTCGGGCGGCGAGGGCGACAAGCAGCTGTGCGCGCTGATTGAGCATTACGCCGCCCGGGCAGGCGTCTCTATGCGCAGCGATGTCACGCCGGGCACCATTCTCTGCCCGAGAAGCGGCGCTGACGGTGAGCTGTGGACGCTGGTCAACATGGACGGGCTTGGCGGCAGCGTCACCCTGCCGCGCAGCGGGCAGGATGTGTTGACCGGCACTCCCGTGCCCGCCGGTCCGCTATCGCTTGGCGCTTATGAATACAGGCTGATTGCCCTGTAG
- a CDS encoding sugar ABC transporter permease: MKQGAALGAAEVSAGTSFRRSRREQRFRRLKRDKWLYILLSPGLLYFLVFKYVPMWGVLLAFKDYQPFLGFWQSSWVGLEHFRTFFQNPDFFMLLRNTLVLSLYNLVFFFPAPIILALLLNEIRLSFYKRTIQTLIYVPHFISMVIVASISYVFLTTQGGAVNEFLFTVTGRKIDFLANPDWFRPMIILQTIWKECGWGTIIFLAALAGVDVEQYEAAVVDGASRWRQTWHITLPAIRSTIVILLILRMGTILDNGFEQIYLMMNALNREVAEVFDTYVYALGITQGAFSYSTAVGLFKSVIGVVLVLGTNWLAKKSGESGLY, translated from the coding sequence ATGAAGCAAGGAGCGGCATTGGGGGCAGCAGAGGTAAGCGCGGGTACAAGCTTCCGCCGCAGCAGACGCGAGCAGCGCTTCAGACGGCTGAAGCGGGATAAATGGCTCTACATACTGCTCAGCCCCGGACTCCTATATTTCCTGGTGTTCAAATATGTGCCGATGTGGGGAGTGCTGCTCGCCTTTAAGGATTACCAGCCATTTCTGGGCTTCTGGCAGAGCAGCTGGGTGGGTCTTGAGCATTTCCGCACGTTTTTTCAGAACCCTGATTTCTTCATGCTGCTGCGCAATACGCTGGTGCTGTCGCTGTATAATCTGGTGTTCTTTTTCCCGGCACCGATTATCCTGGCCCTGCTGCTGAATGAGATCCGGCTGTCCTTCTACAAAAGGACGATTCAGACGCTGATCTATGTGCCCCACTTCATCTCCATGGTCATCGTCGCGAGTATCTCTTACGTGTTCCTTACGACCCAGGGCGGTGCGGTCAATGAATTCCTCTTCACGGTTACCGGGCGCAAGATCGATTTCCTCGCCAATCCCGACTGGTTCCGCCCGATGATTATTCTGCAGACCATCTGGAAGGAATGCGGCTGGGGGACGATTATTTTCCTCGCTGCGCTGGCCGGTGTCGATGTGGAGCAATATGAAGCCGCCGTGGTGGACGGAGCCAGCCGCTGGCGCCAGACCTGGCATATTACGCTGCCCGCGATCCGCAGTACGATTGTCATTCTGCTGATTCTGCGGATGGGTACGATTCTGGATAACGGCTTCGAGCAAATCTATCTGATGATGAATGCGCTGAACCGCGAGGTGGCAGAGGTCTTCGATACCTATGTGTATGCGCTGGGAATTACCCAGGGGGCATTCAGCTACAGCACTGCAGTCGGCTTGTTCAAATCGGTGATCGGGGTCGTGCTGGTGCTCGGCACCAACTGGCTCGCCAAGAAGTCAGGCGAATCGGGATTATATTGA